Genomic DNA from uncultured Fibrobacter sp.:
GCATGATAATCACGAAGAAGAACAGCGAACCCACGCTGAGCGCGGGAACGTTTACGTTATTGAGGCCCGCCGTACGGCTGGTGAAGGCCATGAAGGCGCTCGATTCGAGTTTCTGGCCGAAACTCAGGTCGGCAAAGGTATTGCTCCATTCGCTGAACATGAAGAAAGCGATGCTTACGAGGACGATCATCAGGGTAAATCCCGTGGCGATGTGCGTGTGCAACGACACCTTGCGGATGGCACGCTTCTTGAGGTCGAATACGTAGCGCATTTCGGTGATGGCCAAGAAGCCAAATCCGCCTGCGAGCGCGAGTACGCAGGTGGTGATGTTCATGAGCGGGTTCAGCTGGAACCGCATGAGCGAATCGGGGAACAGCGTGAAGCCTACGTTACAGAAGGAACTGACCGCCTGGAATAGGGAGCAGAAAATGCGGTCGTAAAGTTCCATGTCGCTGAACTGGGTGAAGTACACGACGGCACCGATGGCTTCGAGGCCGAAGGTAAAGGGGAGCACGGCCTTGAGGATTCGGCCCGCGTCAACGTTTCCTTCTTGCGTGTAGTTTGCAAGCAGTGCCGACTGGTGGTTGAATCCCGGGTGCATGCCTGCAAGCAAGATAATCACGGTAGAAATCGTCATGATTCCAAGACCGCCCGCCTGCATCAGGAGTACGAGTACCCAGTTGCCGAAAGAGGTAAAGCTTGCGCTGATGTCGATGGTGGAAAGGCCCGTGACGCATACGGCGGACATCGCCGTGAAGAAAGCGTCGAGGACGCCGACAGGTTCACGCTGTGCAAACGGGAGCGACAGTAGGAGTGCTCCCAAACAAACCAATGCGAGGTAGCCCGACACGATCATCAAAATCGGGTTGCCCGACTTTTTTTTGACCTCGGCCTTCTTTTCCACGAAGTCAAATGCTTCGTACCTAGAACGTAACATGGGTGCAAATATAGAATAAGGTGAGAGTCGCGACAAGCATAAAATATGCTTGTCATGACCGAACCGATCTATATGCACGCGAAGCGTGCCAATATAGAAATTAATCCCTATCTTGCCTAGGTTTTGGTGGTTTTCTACATTTGGGCGCGTATGAAGAATTTACGTGCCGTTTTGATGCCGATTGCGATTTTGCTTGGGATTTTGCTCCCGCAGGCGCACGTGCTTTCGCCCC
This window encodes:
- a CDS encoding TrkH family potassium uptake protein; the encoded protein is MLRSRYEAFDFVEKKAEVKKKSGNPILMIVSGYLALVCLGALLLSLPFAQREPVGVLDAFFTAMSAVCVTGLSTIDISASFTSFGNWVLVLLMQAGGLGIMTISTVIILLAGMHPGFNHQSALLANYTQEGNVDAGRILKAVLPFTFGLEAIGAVVYFTQFSDMELYDRIFCSLFQAVSSFCNVGFTLFPDSLMRFQLNPLMNITTCVLALAGGFGFLAITEMRYVFDLKKRAIRKVSLHTHIATGFTLMIVLVSIAFFMFSEWSNTFADLSFGQKLESSAFMAFTSRTAGLNNVNVPALSVGSLFFFVIIMLIGANPGSCGGGIKTTTTAVIFLLGFNRLLGRSKTQILGRTIPETTVDKAVRIFVVAIVVVVVATLVLLETEAAGNSIEQVSFLKVFFEVVSAYSTCGLSMGLTPDLSIPGRIVICLVMFIGRMGPLFLISAVAKTQEQGMWYAEEDIMVG